A region of Paroedura picta isolate Pp20150507F unplaced genomic scaffold, Ppicta_v3.0 Ppicta_v3_sca21, whole genome shotgun sequence DNA encodes the following proteins:
- the GNG8 gene encoding guanine nucleotide-binding protein G(I)/G(S)/G(O) subunit gamma-8, with amino-acid sequence MSNNMAKIAEARKTVEQLKLEVNIDRMKVSKAAADLLAYCEGHAKEDPLVTPVPSSENPFREKRLFCIVL; translated from the exons ATGTCTAACAACATGGCCAAAATCGCAGAGGCCCGCAAGACAGTGGAACAGCTGAAACTGGAAGTGAACATTGACCGCATGAAG gtctccaaggcagcagctgacCTGTTGGCTTATTGCGAAGGCCATGCCAAAGAAGACCCACTGGTAACCCCGGTGCCCTCTTCAGAGAACCCTTTCCGTGAAAAACGGCTGTTCTGCATAGTGCTGTGA